The DNA sequence CCTGGTGGGTCCGGCGTTCTCCGGCGAGACCAAAGCCACCGGCGGCGTCTTCAACCAGGCCGGCCTGACCGCGGCGACCGCATCGGCGACCAACGTCACGCTCTCCGAACAGGGCTGGCGCACCTTCTTCCGCGGCTTGGCCAACGACGGCGTGCAGGGCCCGTCGGTCGCCAACTACATGAAGAACACCCTCGGCATGCAGAAGGTCTGCGTGGTCGACGACAGCACCGACTACGGTCTCGGTCTGGCCCAGGCGATCCGTGACACCCTCGGCCCGGTGGCCGACTCGGGCTGCAACATCTCGGTCAAGAAGGGCGACAAGGACTTCTCGGCGGCGGTGACCCAGATCGACGGTGTCGCTCCCGACGGGGTGTTCTTCAGCGGCTATTACGCCGAAGCCGCGCCGTTCGTGCAGCAGCTGCGCGACGGCGGAGTCGAGACCACCTTCGTCACCGGTGACGGCGTCAAAGATCCCGAGTTCGTCAAGCAGGCCGGCCAGTCCGCGGCCGACGCGGTGATCTCGTGCCCCTGCGGCCCGGCCTCGGAGCAGTTCGCTCAGGAGTACACCGACAAGTTCGGCCAGGCTCCGGGCACCTACAGCACCGAGGGCTACGACCTGGGCACCATCATGGTCAAGGCCGTCGACTCCGGCGCGATCACCCGCCCGGCCATGCTGGACTACTTCGCGAACTATGACGGGCAGGGTGTGGCCCGCCGCTACCAGTGGACCCCGGAGGGCGAGCTGACCACCAGTCTGATCTGGATGTACAAGGTCCAGTAGTCGACGAGGACGAAACGCGTCCGGAACAGCGAGGTTCCGGACGCGTTTTCGTCGCTCACCCGGTCTCCAGGAGCCCTCCCACGGATGATGCCCGACTGTCTCAACGAGTACGCCTGCCTCGCGGCGAACATCGACTTCAACGTCGACGGGCTCCGTAACGGGTTCTGGCAGTTGACGATCGACGGTCTGGCCTGGGGCGCCATCTACGCCCTGGTCGCGGTCGGTTACACGCTGGTGTACGGCGTGCTGAAGTTGATCAACTTCGCTCACGCCGAGATCTTCATGGTCGGCATGTTCGGCGCCTACTTCTGCCTGGACATGATCCTGGGCTTCACGCCGAGCGGCAACGACTACAACCTCGGCATCGGGCTGACCGTGTTCTACCTGTTGGTGGCCATGCTTTTCGCGATGGCCGTGTCGGGCACGGCAGCAGTCGGTCTGGAGGCGGTGGCCTACCGTCCGCTGCGGCGGCGCAACGCCAGTCGGCTGTCGTTCCTGATCACTGCCATCGGTATGTCGTTCGTCCTGCAGGAGTTCGTCCACTTCATCCTGCCGAGCCTGATCGACGGCTACGGCGGCAGCAACGCCCAGCAGCCGATCATGCTGGTGGTTCCCGAAACCCAGTTCACGGTCTTCGGCGCCGACGTCAGCAACGTCACCCTCGTCATCATCGCCGCGGCACTGATGCTCGCGCTGCTGACCGACACGGCCATCAACCGCACCCGGTTGGGCCGCGGCATCCGGGCGGTGGCCCAGGACCCCGCCACCGCGACGCTGATGGGCGTCTCGCGAGAACGAATCATCATGACCACCTTCCTGATCGGTGGTCTGCTCGCCGGCGCGGCCGCGCTGCTCTACACGTTGAAGGTGCCCCAGGGCATCATCTACTCGGGCGGATTCCTGCTGGGCATCAAGGCCTTCTCGGCGGCGGTGCTGGGAGGCATCGGCAATCTGCGCGGCGCGCTGCTCGGCGGGCTGCTGCTGGGCGTGATGGAGAACTACGGACAAGCGTTGTTCGGCACGCAGTGGCGTGATGTGGTCGCTTTCGTGCTGCTGGTGCTGGTGTTGTTCTTCCGCCCCACCGGCATCCTGGGGGAGAGTCTGGGGAAGGCACGCGCATGAGTGTCGGGAAAAAGGGCGCCGACGGCAACGGCGCGGCAGACAGAGTCAACGCCCTGCTGGCTCCCGGCGACGTGTTGCGGCGCTGGTGGGCCGATCGAACCCGGGTGCAGAAATGGGGCGTCGGCCTGCTGGCGTTCGGCGCGCTGGCACTGCTTCCGCTGTACACCCCGCACTTCCTGGACACCCCGGGCATCAGCTTCGGCGGCACGATGGCGCAGTTCGCGATGGTGGCGATCATCGCCATCGGCCTCAACGTCGTGGTGGGGCAGGCGGGGCTGCTCGACCTGGGGTACGTCGGCTTCTACGCCGTCGGCGCCTACACCGTCGCGTTGCTGACCAGCCCCGAGAGTCCCTGGAATCAGGTCGGCGTGTCGAAGTTCTTCAGCACCGACTGGGCGTGGCTGGCGTGTGTGCCGATCGCCATGGCGATCACGGCGCTGACCGGATTGATCCTGGGCACGCCCACTCTGCGGCTGCGCGGCGACTACCTGGCCATCGTCACGCTCGGGTTCGGCGAGATCATCCGCCTGATGGCCGACAACCTCTCCGACATCACCAACGGCCCGCGCGGACTCAACCAGGTTGCCTACCCTCGGCTCGGTACGTCCGAAGAGCTCCCCAACGGCGTGTTCTCCAGCGCCAACTCCTCGGGCGACGCCAACTACGGCACATGGTGGTTCTGGCTGGGTCTGGCGTTGATCGTCGGCATCCTGCTGCTCGTCGGCAACCTGGAGCGCAGCCGGGTCGGGCGGGCCTGGATCGCGGTGCGCGAGGACGAGGACGCCGCCGAGATCATGGGTGTGCCGACGTTCCGGTTCAAGCTGTGGGCGTTCGTGATCGGCGCCGCCGTGGGTGGGTTGTCGGGCGCGTTGTACGCGGGCCAGGTGCAGTACGTGGCGCCGCCGACGTTCAACATCATCAACTCGATGCTGTTCCTGTGCGCGGTGGTGCTCGGCGGGCAGGGCAACAAACTGGGCGTGGTGTTCGGGGCGTTCGTGATCGTGTACCTGCCCAACCGGTTGCTCGGCGTGGAACTGTTCGGCATCAACCTCGGTGACCTGAAGTATCTGTTCTTCGGGCTGGCGCTGGTGGTGCTGATGATCTTCCGGCCCCAGGGGTTGTTCCCGGTGCGAGCCCAACTGCTGGCCTACGGCAAGAGCGCGCGCAAGCTGTTGCGCGGCGCGGACGAGCAGGCACCGGTATGACCGACCCGCATCCGGATCCCGAACAGGCGGCGCTGCACCGCGACGTGCACGCCGCCGCGGGCGAAGTACTGTTGCGCACCGAGGATCTGACGGTCAAGTTCGGCGGGCTGACCGCGCTGGACTCGCTGACCTTCGACATCCGGCGCGGGGAGATCCTCGGGCTCATCGGCCCCAACGGTGCCGGCAAGACGACCTGTTTCAACGCCGTCACCGGCGTGTACCGGCCGACATCGGGCACGGTCCTGTTCGACGGCGCGCCGCTGGGCACCGTCAAACGCCACCAGATCACCCGCAAGGGCATCGCGCGCACGTTCCAGAACATCCGGTTGTGGGGCGAGATGACCGCGCTGGAGAACGTGGTCGTCGGTACCGACGCCCGGCACAAGACGTCGGTACCCGGTGCGTTGTTCCGCAGCGCGCGCCACCGCCGCGAAGAGCGCGACGCGATCGAACGCGCCACGGCCCTGCTGCAATTCGTCGGCATCGCCCACCGCGGCGAGGAGAAGGCCAAGAACCTGCCCTACGGCGACCAACGACGCCTCGAGATCGCCCGCGCGCTGGCCACCGAGCCGAAACTGCTCTGTCTCGACGAGCCCGCCGCCGGCTTCAACCCGAGCGAGAAGTCCGCGTTGATCGACTTGATCCGCAAGATCCGCGACGACGGCTACACCGTGCTGCTGATCGAACACGACATGAGGTTGGTGATGGGCGTGACCGACCGGATCGTGGTGCTGGAGTTCGGCCGCAAGATCGCCGACGGTCTGCCCGCCGACATCCGCGAGGATCCCGCGGTCGTCGCCGCCTACCTGGGGGTACCTGATGACGAACTCCACTGAGACGACGCGCCGGGTGCTGCTGGAGGTGCGTGACGTCGTCGCGCACTACGGAAGGATCCAGGCGCTGCACGGGGTGTCGCTGGTGGTGCACGAAGGCGAGCTGGTCACGCTGCTGGGTTCCAACGGCGCCGGGAAAACCACCATCATGCGTGCCATTTCGGGTCTGCTGCCGCTGACGTCGGGATCGGTGTGGTTCGACGGCCGTGACGTCTCGCGGGTCAAGGCGCATCGTCGCGTCTCAGACGGGTTGATCCAGGCGCCTGAGGGGCGGGGCGTGTTTCCCGGTATGACCGTGACCGAGAATCTCGAAATGGGTTGCTACGGTCGTAAATTCGAGTCTCGCGCCGCGCACCGGGAACGTCAGGACTGGGTGTTCGAGACGTTCCCGCGACTGGCTGAACGCCGAAACCAGATGGGCGGCACGCTGTCCGGGGGAGAACAGCAGATGTTGGCGATCGGCCGCGCGTTGATGGCGCGGCCCAAGGTGCTGCTGCTCGACGAGCCCTCGATGGGTTTGGCGCCGATGGTGATCTCCCAGATCTTCAAGATCATCGCCGAGATCAACTCGACCGGCACCACGGTGCTGCTCGTCGAGCAGAACGCCCAGCAGGCGTTGAGCCGCTCAGACCGGGCCTACATCCTCGAAACGGGGGAGATCACCCGGACCGGAAATGCGCGGGACCTATTGGCGGACGACAGCATTCGCGCCGCCTACCTCGGCGTGGCGTAACCCTCCCCGAAGTCCCGCGAGCGCGCGGGTCTGCGCGCCTCTGCTCGGCGTGTCGCGGCATTCTGCGCGCCCTCGTCGCCGCCGAGTGCGCTCAATCGATACGGAAGCGCTTGATTCGGGCCGTGGTGCCGGCGACCAACGTGATCCGGGCGCGCGGCAGGCCGAGGTGTTCGGCGAGCACGCGCAGCACTGCCGCGTTGGCCTTGCCGTCGACCGCCCGTTCGCGCACATAGATGGTCAGCACGCCGTCGGGCCCGGTCTGCACGAGAGGTCCCTTCGCGCTGCCGGGCTTCACCCGCACGGTGACGACGTCGCCCACAGGCTGCATTGCACCGCGAGGGAGCGCGAAATGCACGCCGTGCGGGGCGTGTCGCCGGACAAACACGCACACTCGCGATGCGACCCGCCCAGCGCGCCCCGGCCCTATTGCGCGCTCAGCGCGCGACCACGACCGAGGAGCCGTGTCCGAACAGGCCCTGGTTGGCGGTGATGCCGACGGTGGCGCCCTCGACCTGGCGGCCGGTGGCCTGGCCCTTGAGCTGCCAGGTCAGTTCGCACACCTGGGCGATGGCCTGGGCGGGGATCGCCTCGCCGAACGAGGCCAGCCCGCCGGAGGGGTTCACCGGAACCCGGCCGCCCACGGCGGTGGCGCCGCTGCGCAGCAGTTGCTCGGCTTCGCCTTTGGGGCACAGGCCGAGATGTTCGTACCAGTCGAGTTCCAGCGCGGTGGACAGGTCGTAGACCTCGGCCAGGCTGAGGTCTTCGGGTCCGATGCCGGCTTCGGCATAGGCGGCGTCGAGGATCTGGTCCTTGAAGACCCGTTCGGGAGCGTTGACCACGGCGGTGGAATCGGAGGCGATGTCGGGCAGCTCGGGCAGGTGCTGGGGATACTGCGGGGATTGCAGGCTCACCGCGCGCACCGACGGCACGCCGGCGACCGATCCGAGGTGTTTCTCGGCGAAGCTCTTGCTGGCCACGATCAGTGCGGCCGCGCCGTCGGAGGTGGCGCAGATGTCCAGCAGCCGCAGCGGGTCCGAGACGACGGGGCTGGCCAGCACGTCCTCGACAGTGGCTTCCTTGCGGTAGCGGGCGTTGGGGTTGTTGAGGCCGTGGCGCGCGTTTTTGACCTTGACCTGGGCGAAATCGTCCAGCGTGGCGCCGTAGAGGTCCATGCGCCGGCGTGCGAGCAGGGCGAAGTAGACGGTGTTGGTGGCCCCGATCAGGTGGAAGCGCTGCCAGTCGGGGTCGTTGCGGCGTTCCCCGCCGACGGGGGCGAAGAAGCCTTTGGGGGTGGTGTCGGCGCCGATCACCAGCGCGACGTCGCAGAGGCCGGCCAGGATCTGGGCGCGCGCGCTCTGCAAAGCCTGCGATCCGCTGGCGCACGCGGCGTAGCTGGAGGTGACCGGGACCCCGTTCCAGCCCAGCTTCTGGGCAAAGGTCGCGCCCGCTACGAAACCGGGATAGCCGTTGCGGATGGTGTCCGCGCCGGCAACGAGTTGGATCTGGCGCCAGTCCAGGCCGGCCTCGGCCAGCGCGGCGCGGGCGGCCACGACGCCGTACTCGGTGAAGTCGCGTCCCCATTTGCCCCACGGGTGCATGCCCGCACCCAGGATGTACACCGGTTCGGGAGTCGTCATCGCGCTGAACCTTCCTTGCTCGGTGCGCCGGCGATCTTCCAGGCGTGGACGATGCGTTCCACCTTGTCGTCGTCCACGTAGAGCGGCATCGTGGTCAATTCCATCTCCATGCCGACCTTCAAATCGGCGGCCAGCGTGCCCTCGACGACCTTGCCGAGCACGATCAGCCCTTCGTCGGCCAGCTCGACGGCCGCGACCGCGAACGGCTCGAACGGATCCGGTGACGGGTAGGGCGGGGGTGGCGCATAGCGGTTCTCGGTGTAGCTCCAGAGCTTCCCGCGCCGCGACAACGGCACCTGAGCCAGGTCGTCACCGTCGCACGCGGGGTTGGGGCAGTTGTTGCTGCGGGGCGGAAACACGAAGGTCCCGCACTTGTTGCACTTGCCGCCGATCAGGTACGCATCACCGGATCCGTCCGTGGCGAACCAGCCGTCGACCGCAGGTTGAGTAGAAGCTGACACGCGGTCAGCGTACCCAGTCCGACCCGGATACTGAAACGTGTTCCAGTTCAGTCCGCCGCAGCGTCGAGCAGGATGCGCAGTAGCTCGTCCGGCTTGTCCCGCATTAGGTCGTGCTTGCCATCGAGCAGATGGATCTGCCAGGCCGGATCGTCGCGGACCCGCTCGTAGGACGGTCGCATCGGCGACTCGCCAGGCCAGTCCAGTGCGTAGACAAACGTTCGCCGGAATCGGGAATGGTCACGAAGCAGCCGCAGGGGCTGCATCAGGGTTGCCAGCGGATGGGAGGTGGCGCGCGGGTCGAAGAACGGCAGTGGCGGCACCCCGAAGCCGGTGTTGTCGACCTTGACGTACCACGCATGCTCTGCCTCGTCCACGATGTCCCAGCAGGCCTCGCCGTCCTGCGGGACGACCGCGTCGACGAACACCATTGACGTGATCCGCTCGCGGATGCGGTCGGCGACACCGGTGATCACCATGCCGCCGTAGCTGTGCCCGACGAGCACGAGGTCGTCCTTGGGCGCGTAGGCCTCAACCGCCGCAAGGACGTCGGTGATGTGGGTGTCGAGATTCACGGCGCCGGCCAGCAAGTGTGCCCGTTCCGCCACGCCCGTCAGGGTCACGGCGAGCACTCGGTGTCCAGCCGACCGTAGGGAGTGTGCAAGGCCATCGAAACACCATGCACCGTGGCACATTCCGGGGACGAGGATGAATGCGGTCATGTTTCCTCCTGTGGCGTCACATCCACGGTGATCCTGCACCCTCCATAAGTCCAATACATCCTTGTTCTATGATCCATAATCATTGCTTATGGATCTTCGTCAGCTCGAGTACTTCGTGGCCGTCGTCGAAGAGCGCAGCTTCACGCGCGCCGCCGCGCGTGAACGGGTCGCGCAACCCGCTGTCAGCGCCCAGATCCGCAGGTTGGAGCGCACCGTCGGTCAGCCGTTGCTGCACCGCACCAGCCGGGAGATCGGACTGACCCAGGCCGGGTGGGCGCTACTGCCGCACGCCCGTGCCGCGCTGGCGGCCGTCAGGGACGGTCGGGCGGCGGTCGACGAGATCGCCGGTGTGGTGAGTGGTGAGGTGGCGATAGGGACTGTCACGTCACACCCTTTCGACATCGCGCGTCTGCTGGCTGACTTCCATGCCCACCACCCGGCTGTCGAGATCGCTCTGACGACGGCGACATCCGACGAACTGTTGGTCGAACTTCGCGACGGTCGACTCGACGCGGTGATCGCGTCGGTCGCCGTCGACGACGACCCGCCCGACTTGAACTTCGCGATGATCACCGAGGAGGTGATCGAGGCGGCGGTAGCCTCCGGCCATCCGCTTGCCGGTCGGAAGTCACTGCGGCTCAGCGACTTGGCGTCTCATCCGGTCATCTCGCTGCCGAGCGGCACCGGCCTGCGGAGCCGGCTGCAGGACGCGTGCGCGGGCGCCGGCGTGGTCCCGAGGATTGCTTTCGAGGCGACCAGCCCCCAGGAGCTTGCAGAACTCGCCGTCCACGGCCTCGGCGTAGCCATCCTGCCGCAGTCGATGACGCGGGCTCACCCCCAGCTGCAGACCCTGCGAATAGTGCCGGCGCTGCGTGGCCGGCTGGTATGGGCATGGCGTCGTGGCGTCAACGATCCGGCGGCACGCCTGATCTGTGAGCGTGCGCTCCAGATGATTGGGGAGCGTCGGTTGGTGTCGTAGCCGGTG is a window from the Mycolicibacterium poriferae genome containing:
- a CDS encoding branched-chain amino acid ABC transporter substrate-binding protein: MRGRVARSAFALTSAGLVVLGLAGCSQSAPEQDSGDSDLSIVEQVQIDENGAEVQADASADPADPAGDGSATCPPISIAMAGALTGPDAALGINIRNGVQLAVDKHNEANPGCQIQLKTFDTEGDPQKATAIAPQIVDDQYTVGLVGPAFSGETKATGGVFNQAGLTAATASATNVTLSEQGWRTFFRGLANDGVQGPSVANYMKNTLGMQKVCVVDDSTDYGLGLAQAIRDTLGPVADSGCNISVKKGDKDFSAAVTQIDGVAPDGVFFSGYYAEAAPFVQQLRDGGVETTFVTGDGVKDPEFVKQAGQSAADAVISCPCGPASEQFAQEYTDKFGQAPGTYSTEGYDLGTIMVKAVDSGAITRPAMLDYFANYDGQGVARRYQWTPEGELTTSLIWMYKVQ
- a CDS encoding branched-chain amino acid ABC transporter permease, which codes for MMPDCLNEYACLAANIDFNVDGLRNGFWQLTIDGLAWGAIYALVAVGYTLVYGVLKLINFAHAEIFMVGMFGAYFCLDMILGFTPSGNDYNLGIGLTVFYLLVAMLFAMAVSGTAAVGLEAVAYRPLRRRNASRLSFLITAIGMSFVLQEFVHFILPSLIDGYGGSNAQQPIMLVVPETQFTVFGADVSNVTLVIIAAALMLALLTDTAINRTRLGRGIRAVAQDPATATLMGVSRERIIMTTFLIGGLLAGAAALLYTLKVPQGIIYSGGFLLGIKAFSAAVLGGIGNLRGALLGGLLLGVMENYGQALFGTQWRDVVAFVLLVLVLFFRPTGILGESLGKARA
- a CDS encoding branched-chain amino acid ABC transporter permease — protein: MSVGKKGADGNGAADRVNALLAPGDVLRRWWADRTRVQKWGVGLLAFGALALLPLYTPHFLDTPGISFGGTMAQFAMVAIIAIGLNVVVGQAGLLDLGYVGFYAVGAYTVALLTSPESPWNQVGVSKFFSTDWAWLACVPIAMAITALTGLILGTPTLRLRGDYLAIVTLGFGEIIRLMADNLSDITNGPRGLNQVAYPRLGTSEELPNGVFSSANSSGDANYGTWWFWLGLALIVGILLLVGNLERSRVGRAWIAVREDEDAAEIMGVPTFRFKLWAFVIGAAVGGLSGALYAGQVQYVAPPTFNIINSMLFLCAVVLGGQGNKLGVVFGAFVIVYLPNRLLGVELFGINLGDLKYLFFGLALVVLMIFRPQGLFPVRAQLLAYGKSARKLLRGADEQAPV
- a CDS encoding ABC transporter ATP-binding protein, which encodes MTDPHPDPEQAALHRDVHAAAGEVLLRTEDLTVKFGGLTALDSLTFDIRRGEILGLIGPNGAGKTTCFNAVTGVYRPTSGTVLFDGAPLGTVKRHQITRKGIARTFQNIRLWGEMTALENVVVGTDARHKTSVPGALFRSARHRREERDAIERATALLQFVGIAHRGEEKAKNLPYGDQRRLEIARALATEPKLLCLDEPAAGFNPSEKSALIDLIRKIRDDGYTVLLIEHDMRLVMGVTDRIVVLEFGRKIADGLPADIREDPAVVAAYLGVPDDELH
- a CDS encoding ABC transporter ATP-binding protein: MTNSTETTRRVLLEVRDVVAHYGRIQALHGVSLVVHEGELVTLLGSNGAGKTTIMRAISGLLPLTSGSVWFDGRDVSRVKAHRRVSDGLIQAPEGRGVFPGMTVTENLEMGCYGRKFESRAAHRERQDWVFETFPRLAERRNQMGGTLSGGEQQMLAIGRALMARPKVLLLDEPSMGLAPMVISQIFKIIAEINSTGTTVLLVEQNAQQALSRSDRAYILETGEITRTGNARDLLADDSIRAAYLGVA
- a CDS encoding DUF167 domain-containing protein; amino-acid sequence: MQPVGDVVTVRVKPGSAKGPLVQTGPDGVLTIYVRERAVDGKANAAVLRVLAEHLGLPRARITLVAGTTARIKRFRID
- a CDS encoding lipid-transfer protein, with the protein product MTTPEPVYILGAGMHPWGKWGRDFTEYGVVAARAALAEAGLDWRQIQLVAGADTIRNGYPGFVAGATFAQKLGWNGVPVTSSYAACASGSQALQSARAQILAGLCDVALVIGADTTPKGFFAPVGGERRNDPDWQRFHLIGATNTVYFALLARRRMDLYGATLDDFAQVKVKNARHGLNNPNARYRKEATVEDVLASPVVSDPLRLLDICATSDGAAALIVASKSFAEKHLGSVAGVPSVRAVSLQSPQYPQHLPELPDIASDSTAVVNAPERVFKDQILDAAYAEAGIGPEDLSLAEVYDLSTALELDWYEHLGLCPKGEAEQLLRSGATAVGGRVPVNPSGGLASFGEAIPAQAIAQVCELTWQLKGQATGRQVEGATVGITANQGLFGHGSSVVVAR
- a CDS encoding Zn-ribbon domain-containing OB-fold protein produces the protein MSASTQPAVDGWFATDGSGDAYLIGGKCNKCGTFVFPPRSNNCPNPACDGDDLAQVPLSRRGKLWSYTENRYAPPPPYPSPDPFEPFAVAAVELADEGLIVLGKVVEGTLAADLKVGMEMELTTMPLYVDDDKVERIVHAWKIAGAPSKEGSAR
- a CDS encoding alpha/beta hydrolase family protein, yielding MTAFILVPGMCHGAWCFDGLAHSLRSAGHRVLAVTLTGVAERAHLLAGAVNLDTHITDVLAAVEAYAPKDDLVLVGHSYGGMVITGVADRIRERITSMVFVDAVVPQDGEACWDIVDEAEHAWYVKVDNTGFGVPPLPFFDPRATSHPLATLMQPLRLLRDHSRFRRTFVYALDWPGESPMRPSYERVRDDPAWQIHLLDGKHDLMRDKPDELLRILLDAAAD
- a CDS encoding LysR family transcriptional regulator, which produces MDLRQLEYFVAVVEERSFTRAAARERVAQPAVSAQIRRLERTVGQPLLHRTSREIGLTQAGWALLPHARAALAAVRDGRAAVDEIAGVVSGEVAIGTVTSHPFDIARLLADFHAHHPAVEIALTTATSDELLVELRDGRLDAVIASVAVDDDPPDLNFAMITEEVIEAAVASGHPLAGRKSLRLSDLASHPVISLPSGTGLRSRLQDACAGAGVVPRIAFEATSPQELAELAVHGLGVAILPQSMTRAHPQLQTLRIVPALRGRLVWAWRRGVNDPAARLICERALQMIGERRLVS